In Aspergillus nidulans FGSC A4 chromosome II, the genomic stretch GCCCCCACCAGAGGCACATCCCTCCCATAGCACATCGGGGAATCGCGCTGTCAAGGTGTCAAAGACTCGGTATACACCCAGCATATACTCGTGGTCGGTACTAGGAGACGGGGCCTCGTGGATGCCGCGGTTGTTATCCCACTTGATGTAGGAGATGTCCGCGCTGTTGAGCAAGTCTGTCATGAAATCGATGATATATTCTTGGACTTCGGGGAGCGCCAGGTTCAAGACGAGCTGGTTGCGTCTCTCCGTGCGTGCGTAGGCGCCAGCGTGCAGGGCCCAGTCGGGGTGCTCCCGGTAGAGGCTCGAGTTAGGGTTGACCATCTCCGGCTCGACCCAGATACCGAATCGCAGTTTCTCAGCGGAGGTGTCGTTGACGGTCAGATTTGTGATCTCCTCGACGACCGGCTCCAGTCCATTAGGGAACCGATCCGGATTCGGCGTCCAGTCGCCGAGTCCTGCATTGTCGGAGGTACGGGGGTATTTGTCCCCAAACCAGCCGTCATCCATGACGAAGAGGCGGATGCCAAGAGCAGCGGATTGCTCGGCAAGAGTCTCGATACTGCTCTGGTTGAAGTCAAAGTAAACGCCTTCCCAGCTGTTCAAGAGGGGCGGCCGATCCGATGTCGCGAACTTGCTCCTGATGAGGTGCTTGCGGTAGAGACGGTGGAATTTGCGCGACATGCCGCCGATTCCGTCTTTGCTGTACACAGACACACATTCAGGGGACGTCAGGGTCTCGCCGGGTCCCAAGTTCCAGGAGAGTTGGTCGGGGTTGAAGCCGATCAACGCGCGGGTCAAACCCTGGGATCCCTTCTCGACTTGAGCGGAGAAGGAGCCGGTGTAGACGAGGTTGAAGCCCCATGCTTCGCCCTGGGATTCGGTCGTAGACGGGTGCACgagggcgaagaaggggTTGTGCAGGTGGGAGGAGTAGCCGGTGCTGCTTCCGAATCTAAGGTACGTGGTTAGTATCTGGCTCCACGTTCATAGTTGACTAGACGACAAATAGATcgaaaagagagagagaatgcTCACCCTTGAATGCCATACTCTACTCTCCGCCTCTCTCGGTTCGCCTCTCTCGCCCAATCACCCCTCAAACTGACGAGGTCCAAGTCCTCGAGCGGGAAGTCTACAGAGAGACTCGCCAAATTCTCAATAGTAATATTGCCCTTTCCTTTATTCGTAACGTTGACGCTTCTAACCACAGCATCAAATTCTGGAAACACACTGTACGAGAGGTCCGCAGCGACGGCACTGTAATTGTCGTACAGATGTACAACCAACGTCGTCACATCCCCCGCCTCACCGAATGTCGCCGGCAGGCCAGGCAACGCCGGTTTACCGTCGACCAC encodes the following:
- a CDS encoding alpha-galactosidase C (transcript_id=CADANIAT00004173), translating into MFRSTATVAAATAMGLLTATGHGSLAIAQGTTGSNAVVVDGTNFALNGASMSYVFHANSTTGDLVSDHFGATISGAIPAPKEPAVNGWVGMPGRIRREFPDQGRGDFRIPAVRIRQTAGYTVSDLQYQGHEVVDGKPALPGLPATFGEAGDVTTLVVHLYDNYSAVAADLSYSVFPEFDAVVRSVNVTNKGKGNITIENLASLSVDFPLEDLDLVSLRGDWAREANRERRRVEYGIQGFGSSTGYSSHLHNPFFALVHPSTTESQGEAWGFNLVYTGSFSAQVEKGSQGLTRALIGFNPDQLSWNLGPGETLTSPECVSVYSKDGIGGMSRKFHRLYRKHLIRSKFATSDRPPLLNSWEGVYFDFNQSSIETLAEQSAALGIRLFVMDDGWFGDKYPRTSDNAGLGDWTPNPDRFPNGLEPVVEEITNLTVNDTSAEKLRFGIWVEPEMVNPNSSLYREHPDWALHAGAYARTERRNQLVLNLALPEVQEYIIDFMTDLLNSADISYIKWDNNRGIHEAPSPSTDHEYMLGVYRVFDTLTARFPDVLWEGCASGGGRFDAGVLHYFPQIWTSDNTDGVDRVTIQFGTSLAYPPSAMGAHLSAVPNHQTGRTVPLEFRAHVAMMGGSFGLELDPATLQDDPDVPELIQMAEKVNPLVLNGDLYRLRLPEESQWPAALFVAEDGSQAVLFYFQLSPNVNHAAPWVRLQGLDPEASYTVDGDKTYTGATLMNLGLQYTFDTEYGSKVVFLERQ